The Haloarcula limicola genomic sequence CGGTCGGCGCGGCGTGTGCGATGGCCGGGGTCTGTCACGCCACCGCCGTCGCCCGCGTCGTCGCGAGCGAGACGCCCCACGTCCTCCTCGCCGGCGACCCGGCGGTCGAACTGGCCGCCACGAGCGGCGTCGCGACCGACGAGGACCTCACGACCGAGGCAACGCGGGACCGCTACCAGCGGGCGGACCCGCCCGGCGAGGACGTCGGTGACCACCTCGCGTGGGTGCGCGAGCACTTCGCCGGCACCGACACCGTCGGAGCAGTCGCCACCGACGGGGAGCGACTGGCCGCCGCGACCTCGACAGCCGGACGCTGGTTCGCGCTGGCCGGTCGGGTCGGCGACGTGCCGCAGGTCGGGTCGGGCTTCTTCGCCGACGAACGGGGCGGGGCGAGCGCGACGGGGGAGGGCGAGGCCATCGCCCGCTTCGGGCTCGCTCGGCGGGCCGTCAACCTCCTGGAGACGTTCGGTCCGCGACAGGCCGCCGAGGAGGCCGTCGCGGAGTTCGAGGATGCCACCGGGGGTCGCGCGGGCCTCCTCGTCCTCGACCACGCGGGCCACGTCGGGAGCGAGTACAACACCGACTCGATGCAGACCGCCCGGACCCCCCGGGAGTGAACGCTTTTCGCGGCGGCCGCCGAACGCTCGGCCATGGATCCCCTCTTGTCGGTCTTCGCCGTCGCGTTCGCCCTCCTCGCCGCCACCGTCGCCGGACTCGACGCCGCCCGCCGCGGGCAGTCGTGGGCCGGGACCGCCCTCGCGGTCGGCGGCGCGACGCTGCTGGCGTGTTCCGGCGTCGCGCTCGCGGACGACGCGCTCCTCGCGGTGTACGCCGCCGCGGTCGGCCGTCCCCTCGTGGTGACGACGCCGCGCTCGTACCTCGGTCTCCTCGTGGCCGTCGCCGCCGCCGTCACCGTCGCCGTCCTCTCGGGCTACGGCGTCCTCGCTCGATTCCGCTCGGCCGTCTGAGCTATAACGACAAACGCTTTCACGCACAGCGCCGAACGCCGGGGCATGAGCGACGTGGACTTCGAGTCCGAGCAGTACGAGAAGTGCCGCGAGGCCGGCGAGATCCTCGCGCAGGTGCGCGACGAGGCCGCAGAGCGAGTCGAAGTGGGCGCGTCCCACCTCGAAGTCGCCGAGTGGGCCGAAGAGGAGATTCGTGACCTGGGCGGCGAGCCCGCCTTCCCGGTCAATATCTCCATCGACGAGGAGGCCGCTCACGCGACGCCCGAGCGCGACGACGAGACCACCTTCGGCGAGGAGATGGTCAACTTGGACATCGGCGTCCACGTCGACGGCTGGCTGGCCGACACCGCGATCACGGTCGACCTCTCGGGCCACGACGAACTGGCCGCGGCCTCCGAGGAGGCGCTCGACGCCGCCCTCGACGTGGCCGGACCGGGCGTCGACGTCGGCGACATCGGCGCGGCCGTCGAGGGGGTCATCGAGGGGTACGGCTTCAACCCCGTCGTCAACCTCACCGGCCACGGACTCGGTCACTGGGAGCAACACACCTCCCCGAACATCCCGAACCGCTCGGTGTCACAGGGCGCTGAGCTCCAGCCCGGCGACGTCGTCGCGATCGAGCCGTTCGCCACGGACGGCCGCGGGAAAGTCCAGGAGGGGAGTTCCGAGGAGATCTTCGCGCTGGAACGCGAGGGGTCCGTCCGCGACCGGAACGCCCGACAGGTCTTAGAGCAGATCTCCGAGGAGTTCAAGACGCTGCCCTTCGCCGCCCGGTGGCTCGACTCCGCGCGCGCGAAGATGGCGCTTCGTCGCCTGAAACAGCAGAACATCGTCCACGGCTACCCCGTCCTCAAGGAGGAGGAGGGGAAATTCGTCAGCCAGAAAGAGCACACCGTCATCGTGACCGACGACGGCATCGAAGTGACGACGCGCTCTCGATAGGACGGGCGCGAAGCGGAACGAGCCGCCGAGTCACGTTTTAGCCGTCCGCTCAGATAGTGCTTGTCCGCGAAGCGCGGCTACGAACGGTACGGTCGGGAGAGTAAGGAGCGGCTACGGACAAGAGCAGCGCTCGAAAAGGCCGTTCTGTTCAGCGAGGAGTGACGCCGCACGGCCCGCACCGTGGGCGTCGGGGCTGTGTCAGTTCTCGATGGGATGGCTACGCGTTGTTCATGCGCGTGTGCGTGGTGGTGCCACAGATCTGGCACTCGCTGACTCGATACGGCTCGCGGGAGAACTCCGCGTTCTCGCGTTTGGAGCTCTCGGTCTGTATCTGGACACGCACGTCGTGTGGTGTCTCGCGGTCGCATGACGAGCATGCCTCTGACATATCGACGCCGTCGTTTGTAGCTGCCATCCCACTCCGGTCTACCGGCGAGAGGAGTATAAAAACTCCCCACCGTTGGATCCGTTCAGCACCGTTTTTCGCCAGACGGCAACGGAATCTGTGAGCTACCGCCTTAGACGGTTGCATACGGTTGATAACAGTCCCTGGAACTGTCTCACGGCGTCTGGAACAGAAACGGCCGGTAGATTTAAATAGCCGTTCTCGGCGGTCGAAGTCGTTTTAGGCGAATCGGCCACACGGTGGCTGTATGGACCAGGTGTTCGCGCCGTGGCGCATCGAGTGGGTCGAGCGAGAGGACGAGACGGCTGACGACGACTGCGTCTTCTGTGCGTTCCGCGACGACGACGCCGACCGCGAGCACAGGGTGGTCGCGCGGGGCGACCGCGCGTTCGTCCTGCTGAACAACTACCCCTACAACCCCGGTCACGTCATGGTCATTCCGCACGACCACACCGGCGAGTACCGCGCGCTGGACGACGAGACGCTCTTAGAGCACGCGCAGTTGAAACAGCGGGCGTTCGCCGCGCTGGAGTCGGCGCTCTCCCCCGACGCGTTCAACGCCGGGCTGAACCTCGGTGGCTCCGCGGCCGGCGGGTCCATCGACGACCACCTCCACACCCACGTCGTGCCGCGCTGGGACGGTGACACGAACTTCATGCCCGTCGTCAGCGACACGAAGGTCATCGTCGAGGCGGTCGAGGACACCTACGACCGACTGCACGAGGCCTTCGCCGAACAGGAGGGGACCAGCGTGCCGGGCGCGGACCGGGCCGTTCGCGTCGAAGCGCCTCCGAAGGGGCTTTAATCGCCCCTGTCTACGTCCAGGCAGATGTCGCGCCGCGCTACCCTCCGGCGGGTCGGGCTGCTCGTCCTGGGCGTCAACGTCGTCTTGGCCCTCCTGAAGGGCGGCGTCTGGCTGACGACCGGCAGTCTCGCGGTCCAGTCCGAGGCGGTCAACAGCGTCGCCGACACCGCCTACTCGCTGGTCGTCGTCGCCGGGCTCTATCTGACGACGCGCCCGCCGGACTTCGAGCACCCCCACGGCCACGAGCGCATCGAGCCGTTCGTCTCGCTGTTCGTCGCCGCGGGGATCTTCGCCGCCGGCGGCGTCGTCCTCTGGCAGGCCGCGGGCGCGCTTCTGAGCGGTGAGGTCACCGTCACGCGCGGTCCGACGGCCGTGGGCGTCCTCGCGCTCACGGCGCTCGTCAAGTACGCCTTCTATCGGTACTGTCTGCGGGCCGGGCGGGAAAGCAACTCCCCGGCGCTGGTGGCGACCGCGAAGGACAACCGCAACGACATCCTGACCGCCGGGGCGGCGCTGGTCGGCGTCGCGGGCGCGACCGCCGGCTACCCGATGGCCGACCCGCTCGCGGCCATCGTCGTCTCCGTCGGCATCGTCTACACCGGCGTCGAGGTGGTCCGGGACAACGTCGCCTACCTGGTCGGGGCCGCGCCGCCCGCGGACCTCCGTCGCGAGATTCTGAAGCGGGCGCTCGACCACCCGCAGGTACAGGGTGCACACGACGTCATCGCCCACTACGTCGGCCCGGAGATCGACGTGAGTCTCCACATCGAGGTCGAGGGCGACCTGACGCTCCGGGAGGCCCACGACATCGAGACGGCGGTCATCGAGGCGATACGGGAACTCCCCGAAGTGGACGACGTCTTCGTCCACGTCGACCCGAAGGAGCTCGGCGAGTGGAAGGACGACGACGAAGTCGAGCGGTTGGCGGACTTGGAGTGACGCGTCTCAGTCGGTCTCGGCCTCGGTCGCGGGCCGGTCGTAGCGGAGGACGAACCGGGCGCTCGACAGCGTCGCGGCGTTGATGGCGTCGAGCGCGTCGTCGTTCTTCACGTCGGGCGGGAGGTCCAGTCGCCGTTCCAGCGCGTACACCTGAAACCGATAGCTCTGGGTGGTCCCCGCCGCCGGACAGGGAGCGGCGTAGCCCGGTTCACCGTCGGGTGCGAGCCCCTGCCGCGCGCCGCCCAATCCGTCGAGAACGCGCTTTCGCGGCAGACCGCCGCGAATCCGGGCGCGGTCGCTGGGGACGTTCCAGAGCGCCCAGCGGACGGGTTCGATGATGGCGTCGCGGTTAGACTCGGCGACGATCGCGAGTCCCGCCGTCGGTTCGGGAACGTGCTGGATGGCGAACGGTGGTGACACACCCGCGCCGTCACACGTGTAGCGAGCCGGAAGGTGATCGTCCTCGCCCGGCCCGTCGACGCGAAGCGGCCGGCTCTCGTCAGCGCGGCTGACACAGCCGGATAGCGCCCCTAGCGTGGCTCCGGCCGTCGCCAACAGGCGTCGCCGTCGCATACCACCGCTTACGGCGTTCGGCACTTCCCGGCTTCGGTGTCCGGCCGGTCAGTCCGCCAACTGCCGGCGCTCGACCGGCACGCCGAAGGCGTAGACGGTGTTGTGGCTCGTGATCTCCACGTCGACGAAGTCGCCGACTTCCAGCCCTCGCTCCTCGGCGTCGGCGATGACCACCTGTCGGTACGCTTCGTCGTACCCCACCAGCGACTCGTCGGTGCCGTCCTCGACCAGCAGGACCGACGAGTCGCGGCCGACCATCTCCTCGTAGGCCGACCCCGTCACGTCCATCTTCAACTCGGTCATGGCCTTCGAGCGGTCCTTCTTCGTCTGGCCGCCCAGCCCCTTCATGTCGGCGGCGTCGGTGCCGGGCCGCTTCGAGAAGCGCGTGACGTTGATCTTCTCGGGGCGGGTCTCTCGCAGTAGTTCCATCGACCGCTCGTGGTCCTCGGGGTCTTCGGTCGGGAAACCGACGATGAAGTCCGTCGAGAGCGTCCAGTAGTCCAAGGCGTCGTCGAACGCCTCGACGACTTCCAGATACTCGTCGACGGCGTGCTGGCGGCGCATGTCCGCGAGCACGTCGTCGCTGCCCGACTGGACCGGCGCGTGGATGAAGTTGTACAGCTCGTCGTGTTCGGCGAACACCTGCGCGAGTTCTTCGCGCACGCCGTGCAGCCCCTTCGGGTTCGCCATCCCGACGCGAACGCGAAAGTCGCCGTCGATCTCGGTGCAGATGCGCTCTAAGAGCTCGGGGAGCAGGCTCGTCCCCTGATTCCGGTCCCACCCGTAGACGCCGGTGTCCTGCCCGGTGATGCGGATTTCCTTCGCGCCCGCGTGGACGAGCGCCCGGGCCTTCTCGACGTTCTCGGAGACGGAGGGCGACTCTATTCGCCCGGTCGCCTGCTTGGTGATACAGTAGGAGCAGTCGGACATACAGCCCCGGGCGATGGGGAGGATGCCGACGACGCCGTTCAGAACCGTCTCGGTGTCGGGCGTCACGGTGGGACACTCGCCGTTGAGGACGTGCTGGGGCACGTCGTCCCAGTGGAGGACTTCGGCGTCGACGTCGGCGTCGCGGAACTGCTCGCCCTGTGCGAGCGCCATACAGCCCGTGACCACGAGGTCAGCCGGCGTCTCGGCGTCCAGTTCTTTGGCCCGCGCGAGCATGTTGCGCTCGGTCTTCTCCAGTACCGTGCAGGTGTTGAGGATGGCCACGTCCGCCGACTCCGGCCCGTCGGCGGGGTGGTGGCCGCCCTCGCGGAGCGCCTGCTCTATCTGCTGGGTCTCACCCCTGTTGGAGGTGCACCCGTACGTCTCGATGTGGTAGCGGGCCATTCGTCCGGAAGGTACGGCCTCGTCGGCAAAAGGGCGACGGATTCGGCCGACCGGTGTGGTGGCCGATAATCACGTGTTACTATGTGTGACTATAATCATTATAGACACGTGTATGCGAGTCCGGCATCTCAGAGACGAGAGATCACCGAGCGCCGCGTCCCGCTGTGGGGACACTCCGCGCGCGGCCGGAAACCGAGCAGCGTCGATACAAACGGATCGGGCTGACAGCGGTCGGTTCCGGAGCGCGTCCGGTTCCGTCCGCACCGACGGCGGGGAGAGTTTCGGCGGCGACCGCGACCGATACCGGCTGCTCTGCGAGCGGGTCCGTCGCTACGGCGTGTTCGTCCTCGACCGCGACGGCCGGGTCGCCGAGTGGGGCGACGGTGCCGAACGGTTGCTCGGCTACGACGCCGACGCGGCGGTCGGTGAGCCGCTCGCGGCGTTCTACACCGAGGCGGACGCCGACGACGGCCTTCCCTGGCGGATACTCGAACGGGTCGAGACGGACGGCGAAGTCGTCGACGAGGGGTGGCGGGTCCGAGCCGACGGGTCCCGGCTCTGGGGGCGGTTCGTCGTCACGCCGCTTCGGGCAGCCGGGACGCTGACGGGATACGGCGTCGTCGCGGCGGACCTCTCGGAGTCGCCGGACAGGGTCCGGTCGTACGACGCACAGACCGAAGCGTCGCTCCAGTTGGTCGGACTGGCCGAGCCGGACGGGACGCTCGTGGAGGCGAACAGGGCGGCGCTCGACTTCGCCGGCGTCGAGCTGACCGACGCGGTCGGCTCGCCGCTCTGGGAGACGCCCTGGTGGTCTCACTCCGAGGCCGCGCGCGAACGGCTCCGCGACGCCGTCGAGACGGCGGCGACCGGGGAGTTCGTCCGCTACGAGGCGACGGTCGTCGGGGCCGACGGCGAGGAGATCACCGTCGACGTCTCGCTGACGCCGGTCACCGACGAGGACGGCCGGGTCGTGGCGCTCGTCCCCGAGGCGCGGGACGTGACCGAGCGGAAGCGGACCGAGGCGGAGCTTCGCGAGCGCAACCGGATGTTCTCGACGCTCGTCGACAACCTGCCGGGCATCGCCTACCGCTGTGAGAACGAGCGCGGCTGGCCGATGTCGTTCGTCAGCGCGGGGTGCTCGGACCTCACGGGGTACGACCCCGCCGAGATAGAGTCGGGGCACGTGAGCTGGGGCGAGGACGTCATCTACCCGGACGACCGAGAGCGGGTCTGGGAGGACGTGCAGGCGGCCATCGGCGACCGAGAACCGTTCACGCTCACGTATCAGATACGACGCGCCGACGGCACCGAGCGGTGGGTCTGGGAGCAGGGTGAGGGGGTCTTCGAGGGGGACAAACTGGTCGCCATCGAGGGGTTCATCACCGACGTCACCGAGCGCAGGGAGCGCCAGCGCCGCCTCGAAGCTGTCTTCGACCAGACGTACCAGTTCACCGGACTGCTGGAGCCTGACGGCACCGTCCTCGAGGCCAACGAGACGGCGCTGGCGTTCGGCGGCCTGGACCGCGCGGACGTCGTCGGCGAACCGTTCTGGGAGACCGAGTGGTTCCGAACGAGTCCCGAGGTCCGAGAGCGGGTCAGAGAGGACGTTCGGCGGGCGGCCGAGGGGGAGTTCGTCCGCCACGAGCTGGACGTGCGGGGGAGCGACCGCGTCGCGACGATCGATTTCTCCGTCCGGCCCATCACGGACGAGCGCGGCGAGGTGGAGCTGCTCGTCCCGGAGGGGCGCGACATCACCGAGCGCACCCGGCGGGAGGCCCAACTGGAGACGCTCAACGAGGTGTCGCGGGAGCTGACCGAGGCCGAGTCGGCGCAGGCCGTCTGCGACACCGCCGTCTCGGCCGCCGGGGAGACGCTGGGACTCGGACTGGCGGCCGTCGAGCTGTACGACTCCGAGCGGAACCGCCTCCTGCCCCGCGCCCGGAGCGACGCCGTCACCGAGCTGGTCGGCGACGAGTCGCTGTTCGCCCCGGAGAACGGCGAGTCCTGGCGGGTGTTCGTCGAGAGCGAGGGAACCGTCTACGAGGACATCGAGTTCCGGGCCGACGTCTCGGACTCGGGGACGCCGCTGGACAGCGCGATCGTCCTCCCGCTCGGAGAGCACGGGGTGTTCATCGCCGGCGAGACGACCGCCGAATCGTTCTCCGAGGCGGACGTCGACCTCGCGCGGGTGCTCGCGGCGCACGTCGAAACCGCGCTCGACCGGGTCGAGCGCGAGTCGTCGCTCCGAGAGCGCACGGAGACGCTCGAAGCGAAGACCGAGCGCCTGGAGCGCATGGACCGGATCAACGAGGTGATTCGCGACGTCGCGACGGCGCTCGTCGGCACCGACTCCCGGGGGGAGATCGAATCGACCGTCTGCGAGCGGCTCGCGGCGACCGGTCCCTATCAGTTCGCGTGGTTCGGGACCCGCGACCCCGTCAGCGACGAGGTGCGGCCGACGGCGCGGGCGGGTGACGACTCGGGCTATCTGGACGCGATCACGGTCGTCGCCGGCGGGGCGGAGCCGGCCGGTCGCACCGTCGAGGACCACGCCACTCGGGCCGCGTCGCCCGCCCGCGCCGACCCCCCGTTCGACCAGTGGGAACAGGCGGCGCTGGAGCGCGACTACCGCACCGTCGTCTCGGTGCCGGTGCGCTACGAGGAGGCCGTATACGGCGTGCTGACCGTCTACGGCAGTGACCCCGACCACCTCGGCGAGACCGAGCGAGCGGTCCTCGCGGACGTGGGCGAGCTGGTGGGCTACGCGATAACCGCCGCCGAGCGCAAGACGGCACTGACGAGCGACCGACGGGTGGAACTGGAGTTCGGAATCGAGAACCCCGATACGCCGCTGTTCCGGTGCGTGCGGGCCGTCGGTGCCGAGTTCGAACTGGAGGGAGTCGTCTCGGAGGGGAGCGGCCCGTACCGGGCGTTCTTCACCCTTCGGGGCGCGGACCCGGACGCGGTCGGCGAGTTCGTGGCCGAGTCGCCGGGCCTCGGCGAACTCAGACGCGTCGCCGGCGACGAGTCCGAGAGCCTCTACGAGTGTCCGGTCGTCGGCGAGAGCGTCGCCGGCGTCGCCCTCGACCACGGCGGCGTCCCGCAATCCCTCACCGGTGACGGGACCGACGCGCGCCTCGTCGTCGAACTGCCGACCGACCGCGACGTCAGGGAGTTCGCCCGGCTGTTCGAGACGGCCTTCGAGGGCGCGACGCTGCTCGCGCGACGCGAGCGCGACCGGCCGATACAGACGGCGACGGCGTTCCGGTCCGAGCTCCTCGACCGCCTCACCGACAAGCAGCGGGAGGCGATCGAGACCGCCCACCTGAGCGGGTTCTTCGAGTGGCCCCGTGAGAACACGGGCGAGGAGGTGGCGGCGGCGCTCGGCGTCTCCCAACCCACGTTCAACCGACACTTGCGAGCGAGTCAGCGGGAGCTACTGGACCTGTTGCTGGACGAGTGAGCGCGGTTTCAGTGTATAGTGGGCACTGCGGCGGCGGCACTAGCCACGTAGCGACGCTCGTTTTCCCCCTGCGGCCCCGAATATACGCATCGGCGACGGTCGAACCGCGCGGCGGAGGCGGCTCTGATCTCACGGCGTATGGCCCGAGAATCCTTCGAAAAGACCACGCTACCGGCGGACTCGCCCCGTCTCTGTACCACCTGTGGTACCCCGATCGACACGACGGAGTGGTACCCGGTGACCACCGTCCCGGAGGAGGGACACCGAATCTACGCGTTCTGCGGCGAGGTCTGTCGGGAGCGGTGGCGGCGAGAGACCGATAGCTGACGGCACCGCGCCGCGGTCGGTCGACGGCGAAGCGAGTCGCGGGGACGACGCCGGTCTAAATGTATAGTGGCACCGCACCGACGGCGTGTGGCCATGTAGTGGCCAGCCCTATCCTCGTGTACCGCGTACGTCGATTCAATGAGCGAGCGTGAGACTCGACAGTGTCACGTCGAACGGACCGTCGGCGACGTCTCGTCGACGGAGGCGCTGACCCACGGCATCGTCGCCGCCGTCGCCGACGCGACCGACACCCCGGTTTCGGAGTTGGAGACGTCGCTGTACGACGTGGTGGAACCCGACGCGCTCTCGGCCGTCCTTGCATCGTCAGCCAGCAGTCGGGTGTCGTTCACTTACGGGGGTTGCATGGTCTCGGTCGCTGGCGGCGGGACGGTCCGCGTCGACCCGGACCCGGCGCTCGACGGATGCGCCGGCGGCGCGTCGACCAGCCTCACTAACTCATGACCGGCGAATTCGAACCGAGGCGAGAGCGGTCCGCGGCCCCGATAGACGACCGGTACGCCGCGCTCCGAGTCGACGGCGACCTCCTCGTCTACGACCGCGAGGACGACGGCGCGTGGATACAGTCGT encodes the following:
- a CDS encoding HalOD1 output domain-containing protein; translated protein: MSERETRQCHVERTVGDVSSTEALTHGIVAAVADATDTPVSELETSLYDVVEPDALSAVLASSASSRVSFTYGGCMVSVAGGGTVRVDPDPALDGCAGGASTSLTNS
- a CDS encoding YbhB/YbcL family Raf kinase inhibitor-like protein; the protein is MRRRRLLATAGATLGALSGCVSRADESRPLRVDGPGEDDHLPARYTCDGAGVSPPFAIQHVPEPTAGLAIVAESNRDAIIEPVRWALWNVPSDRARIRGGLPRKRVLDGLGGARQGLAPDGEPGYAAPCPAAGTTQSYRFQVYALERRLDLPPDVKNDDALDAINAATLSSARFVLRYDRPATEAETD
- a CDS encoding isoaspartyl peptidase/L-asparaginase, with amino-acid sequence MHVVVHGGAGSPPEKPAARQTTLADAAERASEAETPLDAVGEAIRPLERDPAFNAGVGGAVQSDGVVRTDAGLMTDNGTVGAACAMAGVCHATAVARVVASETPHVLLAGDPAVELAATSGVATDEDLTTEATRDRYQRADPPGEDVGDHLAWVREHFAGTDTVGAVATDGERLAAATSTAGRWFALAGRVGDVPQVGSGFFADERGGASATGEGEAIARFGLARRAVNLLETFGPRQAAEEAVAEFEDATGGRAGLLVLDHAGHVGSEYNTDSMQTARTPRE
- the map gene encoding type II methionyl aminopeptidase — its product is MSDVDFESEQYEKCREAGEILAQVRDEAAERVEVGASHLEVAEWAEEEIRDLGGEPAFPVNISIDEEAAHATPERDDETTFGEEMVNLDIGVHVDGWLADTAITVDLSGHDELAAASEEALDAALDVAGPGVDVGDIGAAVEGVIEGYGFNPVVNLTGHGLGHWEQHTSPNIPNRSVSQGAELQPGDVVAIEPFATDGRGKVQEGSSEEIFALEREGSVRDRNARQVLEQISEEFKTLPFAARWLDSARAKMALRRLKQQNIVHGYPVLKEEEGKFVSQKEHTVIVTDDGIEVTTRSR
- a CDS encoding tRNA (N(6)-L-threonylcarbamoyladenosine(37)-C(2))-methylthiotransferase, with protein sequence MARYHIETYGCTSNRGETQQIEQALREGGHHPADGPESADVAILNTCTVLEKTERNMLARAKELDAETPADLVVTGCMALAQGEQFRDADVDAEVLHWDDVPQHVLNGECPTVTPDTETVLNGVVGILPIARGCMSDCSYCITKQATGRIESPSVSENVEKARALVHAGAKEIRITGQDTGVYGWDRNQGTSLLPELLERICTEIDGDFRVRVGMANPKGLHGVREELAQVFAEHDELYNFIHAPVQSGSDDVLADMRRQHAVDEYLEVVEAFDDALDYWTLSTDFIVGFPTEDPEDHERSMELLRETRPEKINVTRFSKRPGTDAADMKGLGGQTKKDRSKAMTELKMDVTGSAYEEMVGRDSSVLLVEDGTDESLVGYDEAYRQVVIADAEERGLEVGDFVDVEITSHNTVYAFGVPVERRQLAD
- a CDS encoding cation diffusion facilitator family transporter, producing MSRRATLRRVGLLVLGVNVVLALLKGGVWLTTGSLAVQSEAVNSVADTAYSLVVVAGLYLTTRPPDFEHPHGHERIEPFVSLFVAAGIFAAGGVVLWQAAGALLSGEVTVTRGPTAVGVLALTALVKYAFYRYCLRAGRESNSPALVATAKDNRNDILTAGAALVGVAGATAGYPMADPLAAIVVSVGIVYTGVEVVRDNVAYLVGAAPPADLRREILKRALDHPQVQGAHDVIAHYVGPEIDVSLHIEVEGDLTLREAHDIETAVIEAIRELPEVDDVFVHVDPKELGEWKDDDEVERLADLE
- a CDS encoding PAS domain S-box protein encodes the protein MRVRHLRDERSPSAASRCGDTPRAAGNRAASIQTDRADSGRFRSASGSVRTDGGESFGGDRDRYRLLCERVRRYGVFVLDRDGRVAEWGDGAERLLGYDADAAVGEPLAAFYTEADADDGLPWRILERVETDGEVVDEGWRVRADGSRLWGRFVVTPLRAAGTLTGYGVVAADLSESPDRVRSYDAQTEASLQLVGLAEPDGTLVEANRAALDFAGVELTDAVGSPLWETPWWSHSEAARERLRDAVETAATGEFVRYEATVVGADGEEITVDVSLTPVTDEDGRVVALVPEARDVTERKRTEAELRERNRMFSTLVDNLPGIAYRCENERGWPMSFVSAGCSDLTGYDPAEIESGHVSWGEDVIYPDDRERVWEDVQAAIGDREPFTLTYQIRRADGTERWVWEQGEGVFEGDKLVAIEGFITDVTERRERQRRLEAVFDQTYQFTGLLEPDGTVLEANETALAFGGLDRADVVGEPFWETEWFRTSPEVRERVREDVRRAAEGEFVRHELDVRGSDRVATIDFSVRPITDERGEVELLVPEGRDITERTRREAQLETLNEVSRELTEAESAQAVCDTAVSAAGETLGLGLAAVELYDSERNRLLPRARSDAVTELVGDESLFAPENGESWRVFVESEGTVYEDIEFRADVSDSGTPLDSAIVLPLGEHGVFIAGETTAESFSEADVDLARVLAAHVETALDRVERESSLRERTETLEAKTERLERMDRINEVIRDVATALVGTDSRGEIESTVCERLAATGPYQFAWFGTRDPVSDEVRPTARAGDDSGYLDAITVVAGGAEPAGRTVEDHATRAASPARADPPFDQWEQAALERDYRTVVSVPVRYEEAVYGVLTVYGSDPDHLGETERAVLADVGELVGYAITAAERKTALTSDRRVELEFGIENPDTPLFRCVRAVGAEFELEGVVSEGSGPYRAFFTLRGADPDAVGEFVAESPGLGELRRVAGDESESLYECPVVGESVAGVALDHGGVPQSLTGDGTDARLVVELPTDRDVREFARLFETAFEGATLLARRERDRPIQTATAFRSELLDRLTDKQREAIETAHLSGFFEWPRENTGEEVAAALGVSQPTFNRHLRASQRELLDLLLDE
- a CDS encoding HIT family protein, with the translated sequence MDQVFAPWRIEWVEREDETADDDCVFCAFRDDDADREHRVVARGDRAFVLLNNYPYNPGHVMVIPHDHTGEYRALDDETLLEHAQLKQRAFAALESALSPDAFNAGLNLGGSAAGGSIDDHLHTHVVPRWDGDTNFMPVVSDTKVIVEAVEDTYDRLHEAFAEQEGTSVPGADRAVRVEAPPKGL
- a CDS encoding DUF7331 family protein, which translates into the protein MTGEFEPRRERSAAPIDDRYAALRVDGDLLVYDREDDGAWIQSSTTRELRA
- a CDS encoding DUF7576 family protein, which gives rise to MARESFEKTTLPADSPRLCTTCGTPIDTTEWYPVTTVPEEGHRIYAFCGEVCRERWRRETDS